GTACTTAGGAGCTGGTCCTGACCCTTAACATTCTAGCCCAGCTCTGTAAGTCTCCAACTGGGGAAACCAAGGCAAGTTCTGGTTCTGCCCTGGATCATCAGACTGCCCGAAGAGGACCCTCCTGCTCATTGATTCTGCCATGTTCGACAAGTCCTTTAGGCCCCCAACCCCAGCTTCAGCCCCCAGGCCCGTACGGCTTCATGCTGAAGAAGTCCTTGATGCCCTCGGAGGAGACAGGACTGGGGCCTTTATTCTTCTCTGCCACTGATTTGTCCTTGGTCCAGGTGAGATGCACCTTCTCTGGGtctgtttccccctccccctcaggcTCCTCCCCTGGAGACGGCGAGCTGCTGGGGCAGCTGGGAGCACTCTGGTCATGGATCAGCTGCACCTGAAGGAGGGGGATCGTTCAGCCAAAGGCTCTGCTCCCACTTGCCAGAGCCAAACCACCCCAGCCACTCacctcctcctctggcttctcctcACTATCGCCAGCTGTCTCGTCGGGAACATTGAGGCGGAGCCGAGTGTTAGCGGGATTCTTCCTCCGAATGGAGCCCCGAGACTCATCTGTGATGCTCTGGATCTAGGGAGTGACAAAGGTTGATGCCAGTTCTGCTGGGGGTCACCACCCACACCCTGCCAAGAGCCATTACTACAATTGATGCTCATCCAGGTTACAAGTATTCCCGAGTGGCACACACTGCAAACGCTACCGCGCCTCAAGACCAAACACCTAGGCATCGCTGACCTGGCCTCTGGTCTCCAGAGCTTAGACCTTCCTGCCACCAACAACCAGCAGGCTAACACCTGGCACAGCAAGGCTTGAGCCTAGCACTCTGGTCCCAAGTCTCTCTGGCTGCCCAGCACACGCCAGCGCATGCCATTTCTTATCACTGTCAGCCTGGGTGACACCCCCATCCTTCAAGGGCCCATCGCTCACTTCCCTAAGCACCTATCAGATTCTCTCACCTGGGAGACCCATAATAACAGCTCTTCCCCCTAGCCTACAGGACCTGCCACTCATTCCCCAAACAAGCTCACGCCCACCTCTAGGCGCTCCTCTGTCCAGAGCCCTGGGCACCATCCCTCACTTCCCCCAGGGACTCCACTCCCTGGGGTGGCTCTTTTATCCGTGCTCGAAAGACCAGTGACTGAAACCTAAGAGAACTTACCCCATGGGTGCTCAGCACAACCACTCCCGAAAGCCCGTCACTCACTCATCCCCTAGGAGGCTTGCCCCTGACTCCTACCCAGCATCCATGTTAAATATCCATCTGTTCCCCACCCTGAGAGTCTGTTACATGAACCTTGTCTCCCACACTGGCAGCCCACACCCCTGAGAACTCGTCATCCACACATATTTAGCATCCATTCTTCTCCCTCGGGCCTAGAAGTCTCCTACAGAGGAGCAAGTCTGTCTCGATGCCAAAGTCCCTGtgagggggctgggaagatgcaGCAAGACACACGTCCGAGTGCAGGGGAGCAGGGTTTCAGGAGGTGGTGACAGATAAGGGTTACTAAAGGTGAAGATGGTGGTGCCGATGGCCGGGCATGTCAGACCAGAACCTGTACAGTCCCACAGTCTGAGAGCCCCACCAGGGGACCCTTACCTCCCGCTCCCGCTCATTCTTGGTTAGGTGCATCTGCTTGAGGATCTGAGAGCGCTGCTCCATTACCAGCGTCTTCTCATAGGTGTATGCCGAGATGTCGCTCTCATGCTGTGAGCAGGAGGGAAGCGGGAGCTTGAACCTGGGGAGCCCTCCCTCCCACCAGTCTGCACCTGCCCATCACATGCCCTGGCAccaaggctggaggaggcaggggcGGGGGGACTGCGCTCACTGGGCCACGGCCTGGGAAAGCAGGCAGCTAGTTCCCTGTGCACCCAGCGCAGAACCAAAGATGTGAATGGTGAAGCCGTGAGCGAGCGGCTTGATTAGTCACCTGAGTGAATGAAGAAGGGAAGACGTTTGTGAAAAGAGCAAGGGATGAATGGACACATGCCTGTGAACTGGGGGCTAAGTGTATGACTACGTAGGCAGGTTAGTGAGCACGGCAGGAGGCATGGAtcctctggggaggtggagagaggagtggagaCCCTCCAGGAGCAGGCCCGGCAGCAGCCTGCCTGGGTTTGAACCCTGACTCTGCCGCTCTCTGTGCTGTGCAGTCAATTACTGAACCTTTGTGTGTCTCGGCATTCTAGTTGGGAATGAAAAGGTCTAATGTGTGTATCTctctggaggccaggagagtCCCTACAGCAGTCTGTCACAGAATGAGCACTCTCCAACATGGCGGCCACTCTGTGAGAGAAGAGGCTAAGGGGTGGCAACCTGCTTCCTCCACTGATGGGTATCGGATGAGCCCTGATTGGTGCTGGGGCCAAGAGGAAAGAGCCGCAGGCGGGACTTGAAGAACTTGAGACTTTTCTGGGGACTCACcatctccaccacctccacctctgcCGTAATGCGTAAGTGATACAGAAACGTGGTCAGATCTTTCTTCATCTGGATGCTGTTGTCGTCCATCTGGGCCACAGTGAAGATCCGCATCTTACATTTCCTCCACACCTGCAAGGATCAAAGGCAATCCAGCCAGGTCCAGCCAGAAGCTGTGAGAAGACCCATGGCCAAAGACCCCTCCTGCAGGCTCTTGGCACCCTATCCCTATCTACAGATTCCCCTGCTCAGGTCTGGGACGCCTCCACTAAGGGGCCACTCCCTGTATTAAGTGTCCCCTCCTTTGCAGCAGTGTGCTTGTCGGGGTGACACATCAGTTCCTCAACACCCCTGATAAGGGAGATGATCAGAGCCCCCAGGAAGGGCAAGCATGGAGGCTGGCCAGAGCCCGGAGCTTCCCTACGGATATCCTGCAGGCACACACGCCCTCCCCACACGGCAGATGTGTGAGTACACGAACCTTGTGATGGCGCAGCAGGAAGGGCAATAACATGAGCATGCCCCCATCGTGCACGATCCACCACACATCGATGCTGCCCTCGGAGAAGCGCTCAGGGTTCCCAGGAAACATAGACACATTCTTGGTGACCAGCAGGGCCAGGTGGCCAGCTGTGGTTTCCCGGACCAGTTCTTGGAAAGGCcaaaaaaaaaggaccagaggGCAACAGTGACCAATCCTCCTGGTGCCAAGGGAAAGCCACCAAGCCTCCTGGCACCAGCTCCCACCACACTCCTGAGTCTAGTGCTGTGGCCTCCAGCCTCTACCTGGGCCTCATCATCTACTGGCTATTTGGCTGTAAGAAAGTACGCCAGTCTCTCCTGGCCTCAGTTCTTCCATCTGTTAAATGGCAATGATGCCCCCTGTTCTTTTTCCTCtcgtgtgtgcatatatgtgaggGCTGCATGTTCATGTGAGCACACGTGTGTCGACGTAGATGGAAGCAGACATCAGCCTCAGGCATCCTTCCCTGTTCCTCAAGAGCCCTCACCTTGTTGGGGTTTTCCATTTGTCTTTGCtgctgtctgtttgcttgtttgctggAGATGGGATTCTGCCTGAGCCGACTGGGCTAGAGCTCCCAGACTGGCAGGCAGCTGAATCCCAGGaaattcctgtctctgcctccccaacactggaGACCTCTGGATTcaggatcaaactctggtctgCACGCTTCTGTGATCAGCAATTTACCAGCTGGGCGCGCTCCCCTTCCTGTGCCTCTACTAATTATTAAGAACCCATCGGAAGCCAAGCAGTtgtggcccatgtctttaatcccagcactcgggaggcagaggcaggcagatctctctgtgagttcgaggccagcctggtctacagagtaagttccagaatgaccagagataaacagagaaaccctgtcttaaaaaaacaaaagaacaactaaACCCACCATGGGTGGCCTCTGGCTGTTTTAAACATGACCTCCCAGCTGTGTGACCCAGGCAAATTTCTTACTGTCACTATGTCTCAGTGTCACCCCAACATGCAGACAGTAGTTCCTAATGCTCAGGGTCATGAGAACATTAGAAAAGTCTCAACTTGCCTGGCACACAAATGCATTCTCTAAATGATGGCTGGACACATCTGTCAAAGACCAGGGCCCAGATGCAGATCCCGACCACCATGACTCTAAGGCTGCCGCCCTCACCCCACCCTGTCCTGCGCCGTCTTCCTCCCAGGGCCTGACATAGACACTAACGGGGTACCACCTGCATGTACTGAGCCCACACCCATGCTGTACTCAGGAACCCTCAGAAGCAGAGCAGCCCACAAGCCAACCGCATCAGTACCGATGAAGTTCCTCCATGTCTGGTGGTCCTCCTTCTGCCGCCAGTTGCGAGGCCAGCCTACTAGCACAGTGTTGTGTTGCAGCCCGCCGAGGCCCCCAGACTGGATCAGGTGGGACACTCCATCGCGCAGGTTAGAGGAGATCACCACCTGGCAGAAGCCCTTCACCTTCTCAGCCTCCATCAGACGCCTGATAGACTGTGGGGAAGGCGTGTGTAGATGAGGGCCAGCCTCAGACAGCctgggctgaggctgaggctcacAGCCTCCCTCTGGTCCTTTCAaccatcctccctctctctgcgtCCATCCCATTTTCCTGAACCTCAGCTGTGATCTTACCTGACTCCAGGGCCCACACCAGCGCCTCATCACCTATGGCTCCTGTCCCTGCTCGTCACCAGTGACCCACCCCACCTCCGCACACCCTGCTGTTGCTCTGAGTTGTCCTTTGCTCAACATGCTCTCCACTGCCATCCCATGTGCTCCTCCCTTGACCCCAGTGCCATCCTCCCAGAGACCACCCTCCACCTAGACCACAGTTCAGCCAGGCTGCTCTACACAGCCACACAatgtaatgatttattttaacaaaaacgATGGGCATCTTCTGTGCACATTTAATCTGCACTGGGGGAAGGGTTCTCACAGTTCCCATTTTATCAATGAGGAAATCGAGGCTCAGAAATTAAGACTCGCGTAAGGACAGTCTGCTAATGTAAGTGACGATTCAGGAGCCAGGAGGCTCATTTCAGCCGCTCTGCCCTCAACCACTGACCTGATGTCTAACTAATTCCATCTCTGCCACCTCCCGGCTGTGGCTTCATGCAAGTCACCTAACCTCTACTCTTATCgtccgggggagggggggcagttCCACTTAGGAATCAGGAGGCTTACACAGCTTGATTCATGAAAGGGCTCAGGACACTGCCCTGTATCATAGCCCTAATGTGTCATACTGCCCTGTCCTTATTAACCCAGAAGAGCACTCAACAGTGCCAAATGGGGCTGGAGCCTTCCTATGTGTGGCCTGTGGCTAGCACTTGGTCCCGCTCTCCCTGTGCCTAGCCTAATGTCTGGTACCCAGCATGCTCTCTGTATGCCTAGCCTAATGCCTGGTACCCAGCATGCTCTCTGCCAGTTCAACGTAGCGTTTTGCTGACCAGCTGGGGCCTCCAGCTCTGAGTCTTGATAGATTGGTGTGAGCGGCTCAGTGAGGCGGAAACAGCAACTGTCACAGGCCATTAGGGGTGCCCCTCCCCATCtcaccttttctctctctactcCCAGCTGCAGCCCTGGGGGAAGACAGGCCTGAGTCGCAGGTAGAACCCACTTCCTCCTCTACCCTCTGGGTTCCAGGCACTTCTCATAGAGTTCATGCCCACCCGGCTGCCCCATTCACAGTGGCTCTGCATGCTCCTTTGTGGATGTGACAAAAGCAGGTGACCCAGAGCCAGGGGCGTGTGCGAATCCTGGCTAGACTTCCAGCCAGCCTTGTGATTTCAGAAACCTGCCAGCCCATGCTGGGCCCCGGCTTCCTCCTAGATGatctttgaatttgtttttgttttgttttgcttggattTTAAAACACCTTGAAAGATTTAAAAGATTTCCCcttccagaaggaaggaagtagtTTCTGCCTCAGGGTAACCTGAACTCTAAGCCTCAGTGTCCTTATCCATAAAATGGGCCCTTCTGGCTCTGTCAGCCTTTGGTTCTGTAGGTtgaatgtagaggtcagaggtcaatatcaACTATCTCCTTAAGCCactctccatcttactttttttGAGGTGCTAATTAAacatggagctcactgattggctagccTTGCtgtccagtgagctccagggatcctcttgtctcaaccCCTACCCTCAGCGCTAGAGCTACAGACTCGCATCCCAGTGCCTGCTTTTACAAAGGTTCTCTTGCTTTTCACAGCAAGTGCTTCatcctctgagccacctccccagcccctgtggGTAGAATTGACAGGCACTTGCTCACCCTCTGACCCTCAGACTCCCCTTCTAAGGAGAAGACACGCCTGAGCACCCTGACATCCCAGAGCTGTACCGAAAGTCAAGTATAGTAAGGTGAAGACTGCCTTTCCACCTTTCGACACTTTCGACCCCAACTGCCCACCCTGCCCGGCCTCTGCTCACCTCCTCTGCCCGCTGAGCCTGAGGGTGGTTGTCCAGAAAGGTGCCCTCCAGGACAGAGCCCACAATGGTCAGGCCCTTCCCTGCCTTGAGCTGAGAGGTCAAGGAGAGCAGCTGGGGGTGCACCACGTTCTGATCCTGGTCCACAcgcaccagcaccagcagctgGGGCCTGAAGAGGATGCAGGTTCACGTgacccacctcccaccccccaccNNNNNNNNNNNNNNNNNNNNNNNNNNNNNNNNNNNNNNNNNNNNNNNNNNNNNNNNNNNNNNNNNNNNNNNNNNNNNNNNNNNNNNNNNNNNNNNNNNNNACCCACCCGTCCACCACATGAGTCACATCTGTTTACCCGTTTGTCTCCTGGGCCCCCACACCTGGGCTCCATCCACCGCAACCTGCTGGGCCGCAGCAACCATTTCCTTGAGCAGCAAACCCTCCAGCAGAGGCCCACCCCTCTCTATCCATCCAGCCACCCACCCATCGCTCCATCCCtctcattcatccatccatccagccacCCACCCATCCGTTTCACCCTTCAGTCATCCAGCAGAATCCAGATGAATTTACCTACCAGGCCTTATTCACTCAGTCACCCACATACCCACCCACCCCTACCCATTCACACATCCATCTATTCACCCAGACAGACTTCCATATGTGTAGATGCTTATCCAGCCATCCTCCCTGCCATTTCCCCGTCACTTCTTCACACACTCAGCCCGGCATTCCTCCCACTCTCCATCACTTTCATAGTATCCACCAAGTACCAATTCTGGGCTGGACCCTATGCTGACTGCGTGAGAATCTACAGACAGTGCCAAGCCCAGTATCTGGGAGCCCCAGGTTAGTAATATGCCCACAATCCTGACTTCCAACCTGACCCTTGGTGGAACCAGGGGGACAGATGTCAAGCTGGGTGTGTACAGTAGCCACTTAGGAAGTACCTGACctaagggcagaaggggaagagtcTAGAAGCCCCGGGGCCCCTCATGTTCAGTAGAAATGTTGTCAATAATTTGAAGACTCCTCAAGACCCTGTCCCTCTCAAAGTAAGAGAGCAGGCTTCAGAAGTattgtctttctgcttctctgtgtgatttccacAGATCTGTGAACTGGCAGGTACCCCCAGGGCTAGGAAGGGAGTTGGCCGTACAACAtaagtttggggatttttttttcacaagtaaTGGAAtgatcaaataaacaaatatccaGGACTCAATTCATCATAGAGCTGTAGGGGGCTCAGGCGAGACGGGGTTAGAGAGAGGTACCGCTCAACCAGAAGCAGAGGGATAGATCAGACCCCTGCTCCCCTGCCatcccccccatcctccccagcCACCCTCACCACTCACCTCCAGTTCTTGGTGTGCGGAGGTCCTTCCTCCAGGCGCAGGAGAGCATAGCGAGCAGCGCTGAGAGACAGGCCTCGGATCCCATCGCCCCACTCCTTCTCTGCCCTGGGGACCAGGAGGGGGGGTCACATGAGTCCAGGAAACCAGGAGTGGTAGATGAAGACATCCCACACATCTGGTTGTTCCAGGGCACAGCCATCTCTCCCGTGTCGCTCTCCTTCTGACTTAGTCAAGCTGTAGCTGTGTAGCTGGTCCCTTTGAAATCACTCCTAAATCTAGATGCTCTCTTGCCTGTCCCTCAAGGCGTCGTCAGCCTCCTCTCTAAACCTACTCCATAGGGTCCGCTCCTTGCACTCCAGCCTTGGACCGTCACTCAGCCCTCGCCCTGCCCACCCTCAGCTTCCCTGGCCTCCTCCCGGCACTTACCCCCGGTACTCGATGTATTTATAGATGAGGCCGGCGATGAGCATGGCTACCAGCGCATAGTACCAGGAGCAAATGAACATGAGGGCCAGGCAGAGGCTCATGCCCAGGAAGGAGAGAGTCCTGGAAAATGAAGAGAACCCAGTCCCTGAGCCCTTTGCAGGGCTGATGGTGACACCTGGGCTTGGGCAGCAAAAGCAGAGTGGCAGGCAAGGCCTAGGCAAGACATGGGCATCTAGATCTAAATGCCACACTGGCATCACCCTGAGCACCGTGCAGACTTTCTAAATAAACAAGTAGCCATACACAAGACACTGATCCATGTCCCACCCGACTCCAGAGTCACTAGGCTCTGACCCTTAGACCCTGACAGATCCCTCCAGGAATGTGGGTTCATATGGTTTCTGAGGCAGAGGTCCGTGGACACACTGGAAGCAGGACCTTCCAGAAAGAGGCCAGTAGCAAGAGGAGGAACCTTAAGACCGAAATCATGTGGCTTCCATGAAAGTCCATTATcctgccagacagtggtggtgcacacctttaatcccagcactctggatgcagaggcaggcggatctccgtgagtttgaggccagcctggtctacagagagagagagttctgggacagccagggctacacagagaaaccctgtcttaaaaaaagaaagactattatCTCATAGTCTTATGGGTGACCATGGGTCAGTCACCTGCTGTGAATTCAACTTTCCCACTGTGGAGTGAGCATAGTTCTTCCTGTCACAGAagaagagccccccccccagaagAGAATCCTCTCTGCATCACCTGCCAACAAGCTCACCAGAAACCTAGGAGGGAGCATGGCTATTGTGCCCATTTcccagatgaggaaattgaggttCAAAGAGGCTCTATCATCAGTCCAAGCTCTCGCTGGCAGGAAGTGGAGAGTCAGGctgtgaatttgagtccagctGACTCTGACCTCCATGCTACCTTGTAAGAGGTTGAGCACTGTGGCCACAGGAGTGGTCACTGGGCCGTTTCTGGCCATGTCACATTACTGTTTGTAACCATAAGACCCTCCCTTCGATCTTCCTTGAGCTGTCTGTAGAGGAGGAGACACTGCTCAGACTTCAGATCTGACTGGGGCTCAGGAGAGGTGAGAAATGGCTGTGGGAAGGGTGGGGAAATGCGCACTCACCAGTGGTAATAGCGAAAGCGTGGCCTCCAGTTGGGTGTCCTCAGCAGCGTCTGCACCGCACAAGCCAAGTTCACAAACATGTAGCACATGAGGAAGAACCTGCAATGCAAAAGACGCGGGTGAGGCGGATGCAGGACGCTGTGAAGACAGAGAAACCGGGGcttgaagaagaaaacaggacttggaggaaagaggcaaggaggagaggagaggagaggagaggagagggtcaTGCCGACAAACCAAACCTCACAGCACAGCCTGCTGTGTGAGGCTGAATCTATACGACAGAGGATGGGCTTCTGCGGCCGCTGGGGAACTTCCTGGGGCTGCtaaggtggtggtggagggacCCAGGAAGAGAGGCTCACGGGGCCAAAGGATGGGCCCCAGGCCTAGCACGCACATGGAAAGGATGGGGGCGACCTCGTCCAGAGAGGCGATGAGGATGCCAATCTCACAGATGCAGGCAGTCAGCAGCAGTGCCCAGGTTGGCTCTCCATTGGCCTTGCCATGGCCAAAGACCTGGGAACAGAGCAACCATCATGGGAGACTGAAGCCTTCAGTCTTGGGAACcaggggaacagaggcaggaccCGGCTAACCAGTGAGGGGGTATGGGGAGGTGCCTGTGTTCTGCATCCTCTAGGGAACCCAAGGGAGCGcaggctctctctgtctcaccCCCCCCCTCACTGCCATAGTCATGGAATGACACTGAAATGacccccagagggacagaggctCCTGAGGGACAGGCAACATGTGTCTGTATgctcagtagatttttttttcctttaagaatcACAGAAAAAGACAGCTTTTCCTAGCCCTGTTGCTGGCTCTCTGAGTCCCCAACTGCTCCGAGGCTGGAGAAGCGCCCTCTATTCTTCCTCTACAAGCAGATAGTGTTCAGAGATGGCACAGATCACAGGCCAAATCCCAAATAAGGTCCCTTGTTTTTTAGTGCAGCTGTGAGGCACAGTACCTAGGAGGGAGCTCAAGGCTGGCGGTGACCCTGGTGCAGTGTCTTCTGGGCAGGGACCCAGATAACTGATCTGCTGTGTGGGGTGGCTCTGCCACACTGACCTGCAGGAAGGGCACTATGCCATCCCGAGAGATGGCCTGAAGCAGGCGTGGGGCCCCTGTGAGGCTCTGCAGTCCAGCCCCACAGGTGGAGAAGAAAGAGCCGATGACAATGACCCAAGGAGATGGCCAGGCCAGAGTGCCCACCACCAGGTTGCCATTCACAGCTTCCCCGAACCTGGAGAGAGACAGTGAGGGGACAAGGACATTGGGTAAGCAATGCTACCACCGATGATGTGCCCAGAAAGATGCTGACTGCAGGGCCTGgcttctgtgtgaccttgagcacaTCACT
This portion of the Microtus ochrogaster isolate Prairie Vole_2 linkage group LG8, MicOch1.0, whole genome shotgun sequence genome encodes:
- the Slc12a5 gene encoding solute carrier family 12 member 5 isoform X3, which produces MLNNLTDCEDGDGGANPGDGNPKESSPFINSTDTEKGKEYDGKNMALFEEEMDTSPMVSSLLSGLANYTNLPQGSREHEEAENNEGGKKKPVQAPRMGTFMGVYLPCLQNIFGVILFLRLTWVVGIAGIMESFCMVFMCCSCTMLTAISMSAIATNGVVPAGGSYYMISRSLGPEFGGAVGLCFYLGTTFAGAMYILGTIEILLAYLFPAMAIFKAEDASGEAAAMLNNMRVYGTCVLTCMATVVFVGVKYVNKFALVFLGCVILSILAIYAGVIKSAFDPPNFPICLLGNRTLSRHGFDVCAKLAWEGNETVTTQLWGLFCSSRFLNATCDEYFTRNNVTEIQGIPGAASGLIKENLWSSYLTKGVIVERHGMPSVGLTDGTPIDMDHPYVFSDMTSYFTLLVGIYFPSVTGIMAGSNRSGDLRDAQKSIPTGTILAIATTSAVYISSVVLFGACIEGVVLRDKFGEAVNGNLVVGTLAWPSPWVIVIGSFFSTCGAGLQSLTGAPRLLQAISRDGIVPFLQVFGHGKANGEPTWALLLTACICEIGILIASLDEVAPILSMFFLMCYMFVNLACAVQTLLRTPNWRPRFRYYHWTLSFLGMSLCLALMFICSWYYALVAMLIAGLIYKYIEYRGAEKEWGDGIRGLSLSAARYALLRLEEGPPHTKNWRPQLLVLVRVDQDQNVVHPQLLSLTSQLKAGKGLTIVGSVLEGTFLDNHPQAQRAEESIRRLMEAEKVKGFCQVVISSNLRDGVSHLIQSGGLGGLQHNTVLVGWPRNWRQKEDHQTWRNFIELVRETTAGHLALLVTKNVSMFPGNPERFSEGSIDVWWIVHDGGMLMLLPFLLRHHKVWRKCKMRIFTVAQMDDNSIQMKKDLTTFLYHLRITAEVEVVEMHESDISAYTYEKTLVMEQRSQILKQMHLTKNEREREIQSITDESRGSIRRKNPANTRLRLNVPDETAGDSEEKPEEEVQLIHDQSAPSCPSSSPSPGEEPEGEGETDPEKVHLTWTKDKSVAEKNKGPSPVSSEGIKDFFSMKPEWENLNQSNVRRMHTAVRLNEVIVNKSRDAKLVLLNMPGPPRNRNGDENYMEFLEVLTEQLDRVMLVRGGGREVITIYS